The following proteins are co-located in the Spirosoma montaniterrae genome:
- a CDS encoding histidine phosphatase family protein produces the protein MIQKTIYLIRHGETDYNRRGVVQGSGVDSDLNDMGRAQAQAFFDAYQHVPFSKVYISGLKRTYQTALPFIELGIPYEKLTGLNEISWGVMEGKVPGNLDNEYYRALIEAWSSGNTALPTDSGESPEQVAARQKTAFNVILSHPDETPILITMHGRAMRILLCWLTNRPLAEMDHFEHSNLCLYKLQYDYATQTFTIELANDTAHLLTLAVNSYQ, from the coding sequence TTGATACAAAAAACTATTTACCTCATTCGCCACGGCGAAACCGACTACAACCGCCGGGGCGTGGTGCAGGGCAGTGGCGTTGATTCTGACCTCAACGACATGGGACGTGCGCAGGCGCAGGCGTTTTTCGACGCCTACCAACACGTTCCATTTAGTAAAGTGTATATCTCCGGCCTGAAGCGCACCTACCAAACCGCGCTGCCATTCATTGAACTGGGTATTCCCTATGAAAAACTGACCGGCCTTAACGAAATCAGTTGGGGCGTGATGGAAGGCAAAGTACCGGGCAACCTCGATAATGAATATTACCGCGCCCTCATCGAAGCGTGGTCGTCGGGTAATACGGCCCTGCCTACCGATAGCGGAGAAAGCCCGGAGCAGGTAGCGGCCCGGCAAAAAACAGCTTTTAACGTTATCCTCTCGCACCCCGACGAAACGCCCATCCTGATTACTATGCATGGCCGGGCAATGCGCATTCTGCTTTGCTGGCTCACTAACCGTCCGCTGGCCGAAATGGATCATTTTGAACACAGCAACCTGTGCCTGTATAAACTACAGTACGATTACGCCACCCAAACGTTTACCATCGAACTGGCGAACGATACGGCACATTTGCTGACACTGGCCGTGAACAGTTATCAGTGA
- a CDS encoding hotdog fold thioesterase, whose amino-acid sequence MKAGIDLNNLGFTHNQSIVGHLGIEFIEAGEGYLIARMPVDHRTHQPFGILHGGASVVLAESLGSVASFLMLPDPTTQRAVGLEINANHIRSVREGWVYGRCTPIHVGRSTHVWDIRITDEQNRPVCVSRLTIAVVNA is encoded by the coding sequence ATGAAAGCAGGAATCGACCTGAATAACTTAGGCTTTACGCACAATCAATCCATTGTAGGGCATCTGGGCATCGAGTTCATCGAAGCGGGTGAAGGCTACCTGATAGCCCGAATGCCGGTCGACCACCGCACGCATCAGCCGTTTGGCATTCTGCACGGGGGCGCGTCGGTGGTGCTGGCCGAATCGCTGGGCAGCGTAGCCTCGTTCCTGATGCTGCCCGACCCCACTACGCAGCGGGCCGTTGGGCTGGAAATCAACGCCAACCACATTCGGTCGGTGCGCGAGGGCTGGGTCTATGGCCGCTGTACGCCTATCCACGTTGGCCGCAGCACCCACGTCTGGGACATCCGCATCACCGACGAGCAGAACCGTCCCGTCTGCGTCAGCCGACTCACGATTGCGGTGGTGAACGCGTAA